The proteins below come from a single Erysipelothrix piscisicarius genomic window:
- the pstB gene encoding phosphate ABC transporter ATP-binding protein PstB produces the protein MNSFQVKNLNLFYGDHQALKDISIDIKKQKVTAFIGPSGCGKSTFLRCFNRMNDLVESCRIEGSVLFENENIYGRDVDVVDLRTRVGMVFQHPNPFPMSIYDNVAYGLRCQGIKDKHVLDEAVKTALIKAALYDEVSDRLGSSALRLSGGQQQRLCIARAIALKPEVILMDEPTSALDPIATAKIEELILDLKKDYTIIIVTHSMQQAGRISDMTAFFLMGDIVEYETTRKLFHTPKDKRTEDYITGRFG, from the coding sequence ATGAATAGTTTCCAAGTTAAAAATTTAAATCTTTTCTACGGGGATCATCAGGCACTCAAAGATATATCTATTGACATAAAAAAACAAAAAGTTACTGCTTTTATTGGACCTTCAGGATGTGGTAAATCGACGTTTCTACGATGCTTTAATCGAATGAATGATTTAGTAGAAAGTTGTCGAATTGAGGGAAGTGTACTTTTTGAAAATGAGAACATCTATGGAAGGGATGTGGATGTGGTGGATTTAAGAACACGGGTAGGGATGGTGTTTCAACACCCAAATCCCTTTCCAATGAGCATCTATGATAATGTTGCGTATGGATTGCGATGCCAAGGTATCAAAGACAAACATGTTCTCGATGAAGCTGTTAAGACCGCGCTGATTAAAGCGGCACTCTATGATGAGGTTTCGGATCGATTGGGTTCATCAGCACTCCGTCTATCAGGAGGTCAACAACAACGTTTATGCATCGCGCGTGCAATTGCTTTAAAACCTGAAGTGATTTTGATGGATGAACCAACTTCAGCACTCGACCCAATTGCTACCGCAAAGATTGAAGAATTAATTCTTGATTTAAAAAAAGATTATACAATTATTATCGTAACGCACTCAATGCAACAAGCGGGGCGTATCAGTGATATGACTGCCTTTTTCTTAATGGGTGATATTGTTGAATATGAAACGACACGTAAACTCTTTCATACCCCTAAAGATAAGCGTACTGAAGACTATATTACAGGCCGATTTGGCTAG
- a CDS encoding diacylglycerol kinase family protein, whose protein sequence is MISLAKILKRTRKKFKSAFQGVKTGVLYDHSILIQLILGFIAIIVFALIGITPVEWMFVVSAVFMVLVTEFLNSAVEDICDLLIKNYNLHVKEIKDIAAGAVLLAAIYAIIIGVIVLTRRFI, encoded by the coding sequence ATGATATCGCTCGCAAAGATTCTTAAACGTACCCGGAAAAAATTTAAGTCGGCATTTCAGGGTGTTAAGACCGGAGTGTTATACGATCATAGTATTCTGATACAACTGATTCTTGGATTCATTGCCATCATCGTTTTTGCGTTGATCGGGATTACTCCCGTTGAATGGATGTTTGTGGTGAGTGCAGTTTTTATGGTTCTGGTTACAGAATTTTTAAATTCAGCCGTAGAGGATATTTGTGATTTGCTTATTAAAAATTATAACTTGCATGTAAAAGAAATTAAGGACATTGCAGCAGGTGCAGTGTTGTTAGCAGCAATATATGCAATTATTATAGGAGTTATCGTGCTCACAAGGAGATTTATATGA
- the phoU gene encoding phosphate signaling complex protein PhoU produces MRLEDKMLVFEADLLAMADRVRKQMAMAIQAIVTEDKTLALNVIEKDDYINDSDESINDQAIEILSLMQPVAKDLRMVVGGIKVSADLERIGDYAKNMGRYVIKSKESQPEYQSDVELLGAKFLENFDAVVSLLKKPNVKDAYVVAEMDEALDELFQGIMARYASEPIESDRIPTQTIGILRNIERAGDHATNICEHVIYIVKGRHIDFG; encoded by the coding sequence ATGCGATTAGAAGACAAAATGTTGGTGTTTGAAGCGGATTTATTAGCGATGGCAGATCGCGTTCGTAAGCAGATGGCAATGGCGATTCAAGCAATAGTTACGGAGGATAAAACACTTGCTTTAAATGTCATAGAGAAAGATGACTATATTAATGATTCGGATGAAAGCATAAATGATCAAGCGATTGAAATTCTTTCGTTAATGCAGCCGGTCGCGAAAGATTTGAGAATGGTCGTTGGCGGGATTAAGGTGTCCGCGGATTTGGAACGGATTGGTGACTATGCCAAAAATATGGGGCGATACGTTATTAAAAGTAAAGAATCTCAACCTGAGTATCAAAGTGATGTTGAGTTGTTGGGGGCTAAGTTCCTCGAAAATTTCGATGCAGTTGTATCGCTTTTAAAGAAACCGAATGTTAAAGATGCCTATGTTGTTGCGGAGATGGATGAAGCTTTAGATGAACTTTTTCAAGGGATTATGGCGCGATATGCTTCAGAGCCTATAGAATCAGATCGTATTCCAACTCAAACAATTGGAATCTTGCGTAATATTGAACGTGCAGGTGATCACGCGACGAATATTTGTGAGCATGTAATCTACATTGTGAAAGGACGTCATATCGATTTTGGGTAA
- the cdd gene encoding cytidine deaminase, translating into MKDELISKAFEAMRNAYAPYSNYHVGACLLTRDGKTFVGANVENASYGATNCGERSAVFSAYSHGYRQADIVGIAIVTDGSLLAGPCGICRQVLSELLEPTTPIYLSNGNESMTTNIEELMPLMFGKKDLNDI; encoded by the coding sequence ATGAAAGACGAACTCATTTCAAAAGCTTTTGAAGCAATGCGTAATGCCTATGCACCGTACTCGAATTACCATGTTGGCGCATGTCTTTTGACTCGCGATGGTAAGACGTTTGTAGGTGCAAATGTCGAAAATGCATCATATGGTGCAACAAACTGTGGTGAGCGAAGTGCTGTGTTTTCCGCTTATTCCCATGGATATCGACAAGCGGATATTGTTGGAATTGCAATCGTAACGGATGGCAGTCTTTTAGCAGGACCGTGTGGAATATGCAGACAAGTACTTTCAGAGTTGCTTGAACCGACAACACCGATCTATTTATCAAATGGCAACGAATCAATGACCACAAACATTGAAGAATTGATGCCATTAATGTTTGGAAAGAAGGACTTAAATGACATTTAA
- a CDS encoding substrate-binding domain-containing protein has translation MRKSFILLFLFSFILSGCHTSSNENEIKVYTRDGSSGTREAFESIAGIKSITHNSAETTGNGDMATQVGQAHNAIGYVSLAMDFQSNGIKPLRYLGIMPSIESVNAGTYQLARPFSFVTRGEGDFDSNEKQALVLAFLDYLNNSIEGKEIVLASGGIVDISKGVLWEDLKERHPIVSRDNSDLVLKTGGSTSVEPTIKAAVESFIPMAGNFKYEPNHTGSGDGYKRTLGSEKDGANHIDIGFASRKFKKEEPVDKGMISGVYCMDAVVVVVNEANPLEDITPERLQKIFSGELSQWKELV, from the coding sequence ATGAGGAAATCTTTTATTTTGCTTTTTCTATTTTCATTCATTCTAAGTGGGTGTCATACTTCAAGTAATGAAAATGAAATTAAGGTTTATACACGAGACGGTTCATCGGGGACACGGGAAGCGTTCGAATCGATTGCTGGAATCAAATCGATTACACACAACAGTGCTGAAACAACAGGGAATGGCGATATGGCTACCCAAGTGGGGCAAGCACACAATGCAATTGGATATGTATCGTTAGCAATGGATTTTCAAAGTAATGGCATTAAACCACTACGTTATTTAGGTATTATGCCATCCATTGAATCAGTGAATGCAGGTACTTATCAACTTGCGCGTCCATTTAGTTTTGTAACGCGCGGTGAAGGGGATTTTGATTCAAATGAGAAACAAGCGTTGGTACTCGCGTTTCTGGATTACTTAAATAATTCGATTGAAGGTAAGGAAATTGTTTTGGCCTCAGGTGGAATTGTGGATATTTCGAAAGGCGTTTTATGGGAAGATTTGAAGGAACGTCATCCCATTGTGTCTAGAGATAATTCAGATCTAGTGCTTAAAACAGGTGGTTCGACTTCTGTTGAGCCGACCATTAAAGCTGCGGTTGAATCGTTTATTCCAATGGCTGGGAATTTTAAATATGAACCCAATCATACTGGATCGGGTGATGGCTACAAGCGCACATTGGGCAGCGAAAAGGATGGTGCCAATCATATTGACATTGGATTTGCGTCACGAAAATTCAAAAAAGAAGAACCTGTGGATAAGGGAATGATATCAGGAGTGTATTGTATGGATGCTGTAGTCGTGGTTGTTAATGAGGCGAATCCACTCGAAGATATCACTCCGGAACGCCTTCAAAAAATATTTAGCGGAGAACTCTCGCAATGGAAGGAACTTGTATGA
- the ybeY gene encoding rRNA maturation RNase YbeY: protein MEINYINQSNDDFWDAYETYLKPILEETLSKTAFEKAVEVNVVLVDDQSIHNFNKEFRNIDRPTDVLSFEDGSMDEEVFMMGDIIISVDAIRRQAEEYGHSLKREFCFLVAHGYLHLLGYDHHTPEEEVVMFGLQKEILHDIARKDS from the coding sequence ATGGAAATAAATTATATTAATCAATCAAATGATGACTTTTGGGACGCTTATGAGACGTATCTCAAGCCAATTTTGGAAGAGACTTTAAGCAAGACTGCTTTTGAGAAGGCAGTAGAAGTTAATGTTGTTTTAGTAGATGACCAAAGCATCCATAACTTTAATAAAGAATTCCGTAATATTGATCGACCTACAGATGTTTTAAGCTTTGAGGATGGTTCAATGGATGAGGAAGTTTTTATGATGGGGGATATTATTATCAGTGTTGATGCGATTCGCCGACAAGCAGAAGAATACGGGCACTCCCTTAAACGTGAGTTCTGTTTTCTCGTAGCACATGGGTACCTCCACTTATTAGGCTATGATCATCATACGCCGGAGGAGGAAGTCGTTATGTTTGGACTACAGAAAGAAATCTTGCATGATATCGCTCGCAAAGATTCTTAA
- the pstC gene encoding phosphate ABC transporter permease subunit PstC — MSYKQNRFGVHTPEGYQHRKRTIDIWVQSILKLMGILAASMVVVIFVFIFKRGIAVFLPSYGPNQISLLDFLTGFVWEADKKIYGVLFIVINTVITAFLAMLIAFPISVLTALFISKIAPKNLSKLLTTVIEMLAAVPSVVYGVFASGVIVPFVDEFATALGFSTFGGRSMLAVVILLAIMVLPTMTSLSIVSMNAVDKNLELGSLALGASSTQTNFKVVLTSAKSGITTGLILGLARAFGEATAVSMVAGNKPTGPTWSPFDITRTLTSTMLSGMKETSGVDYDVRFSVGIVLMVIILISNLVIHAFKKKVGNDGK; from the coding sequence ATGAGTTACAAACAGAATCGTTTCGGGGTTCACACTCCGGAAGGCTATCAACATCGAAAAAGAACAATTGATATTTGGGTTCAAAGCATTTTAAAACTGATGGGAATTCTTGCGGCATCGATGGTCGTTGTAATCTTTGTATTTATCTTTAAACGTGGTATTGCTGTTTTTCTTCCTTCATATGGTCCAAATCAAATTTCATTACTGGATTTTCTTACTGGATTTGTTTGGGAAGCGGACAAGAAGATATATGGTGTGCTTTTTATTGTGATTAATACGGTCATTACCGCATTTTTAGCAATGTTAATTGCGTTTCCAATTTCAGTGCTCACTGCATTGTTTATTTCTAAAATTGCACCCAAGAATTTATCCAAGCTACTCACAACGGTGATTGAGATGCTTGCGGCAGTTCCTTCTGTTGTTTATGGTGTTTTTGCTTCGGGTGTCATAGTGCCATTTGTCGATGAATTTGCAACCGCTCTTGGTTTTTCAACATTTGGTGGAAGATCAATGTTAGCGGTTGTAATCCTACTGGCGATAATGGTGTTACCAACCATGACTTCGCTTTCAATCGTTTCAATGAATGCGGTTGATAAAAATTTAGAACTTGGTTCGCTCGCGTTGGGCGCTTCATCGACTCAAACGAATTTTAAAGTGGTTTTAACGTCAGCGAAATCTGGAATAACTACGGGGCTCATCCTTGGGTTGGCACGGGCGTTTGGTGAGGCTACGGCCGTTTCGATGGTTGCAGGAAATAAACCGACCGGACCAACATGGAGTCCATTTGATATCACGCGAACACTGACATCTACGATGCTCTCAGGAATGAAAGAAACATCGGGCGTTGATTATGATGTGCGATTTAGTGTCGGGATTGTGCTTATGGTTATTATTTTGATCTCAAACTTAGTGATTCATGCATTCAAAAAGAAAGTGGGGAATGACGGAAAATGA
- the pstA gene encoding phosphate ABC transporter permease PstA, whose translation MTRKRKIHDLFLNGITYLASLLSVLVLIGIFSFVVIRGKDTLSWDMLRSNYWSENYLLGFPDTKSGMFVEPENLDTADVFNENYGIAIRDHQNHEGKKTVIVSYVDEKSPFNETINLTAGPQFEKHHVIHKGDAIERLTMSDSNGERMISGHVAGDDAQQLNIKLNEAQSLQSIYYKTQSGGIWGSILATLLLIGTSLLFALPLGIGAALYLTEIAPDTALTRMLESSIEMLAGVPSIIFGLLGIAVLFPITAFFNVSGLSILLGGMTMAVILLPVIIRSVKESLLVVPDGLRSASLSLGGTQTQTIFKVVLPSALPGILSAVLLSVSRIIGESAALIYTMGTFVNDAPGITQGGTSLAVHIWSVMSQEQPNFELASAISIVILGLVLILNLSVKYISKQLQKRMGY comes from the coding sequence ATGACACGTAAACGTAAAATTCACGATTTGTTCCTAAATGGTATCACGTATCTCGCTTCTTTGCTTTCAGTTCTTGTTCTTATCGGCATTTTTAGTTTTGTGGTAATTCGGGGTAAGGATACACTCAGTTGGGATATGTTACGTTCAAATTATTGGTCGGAAAATTATTTGCTGGGGTTCCCAGATACAAAATCAGGAATGTTTGTTGAGCCTGAGAATTTAGATACTGCAGATGTTTTTAATGAAAACTATGGTATTGCCATTCGAGATCATCAAAATCATGAAGGGAAAAAGACGGTTATCGTATCGTATGTGGATGAAAAAAGTCCATTTAATGAAACGATTAACTTAACTGCTGGGCCACAATTTGAAAAGCATCACGTCATTCATAAAGGTGATGCAATTGAACGACTTACAATGAGTGACTCCAATGGAGAACGAATGATTTCTGGCCATGTCGCTGGGGATGATGCCCAGCAATTAAACATAAAGCTAAATGAAGCTCAAAGTTTGCAATCCATTTATTATAAAACACAAAGTGGGGGAATTTGGGGTTCTATTCTTGCAACCTTGCTTCTGATTGGGACATCGTTGCTCTTTGCATTACCCCTAGGAATCGGCGCAGCCCTTTACCTTACAGAGATTGCACCAGATACTGCGTTGACACGCATGTTAGAAAGCAGTATTGAAATGTTAGCAGGTGTTCCAAGTATTATCTTCGGGCTTTTAGGGATCGCTGTTCTCTTTCCTATCACCGCTTTCTTTAATGTATCGGGGTTAAGTATTCTTCTTGGCGGGATGACGATGGCCGTAATTTTATTACCAGTTATAATTCGATCGGTGAAAGAATCGTTGTTGGTTGTACCTGACGGTTTACGATCGGCATCGCTTTCACTTGGTGGAACCCAAACACAGACTATCTTTAAAGTGGTGCTCCCAAGTGCTTTACCTGGAATCTTATCAGCTGTGCTCTTATCAGTTAGTCGGATAATTGGGGAGTCGGCAGCTCTTATCTATACAATGGGAACGTTTGTGAACGATGCACCGGGTATCACTCAAGGAGGAACCTCACTTGCGGTACATATTTGGTCTGTTATGAGTCAAGAACAACCTAATTTTGAGTTAGCCAGTGCTATTTCAATTGTTATTTTAGGGCTTGTATTAATCTTAAATTTATCCGTCAAATATATTTCTAAGCAACTTCAAAAAAGGATGGGATATTAA
- a CDS encoding sensor histidine kinase, which translates to MLRKENKIQLLVLVLLSVIALWSRTVVSILFLSLGMALLFILDTLNTKNKVETIKEDVEMVKKEATVQADYAFDRTVQLINAIPSPLVYIDQRGDFEVSNQYFDQLIHVDAKSVYDVKIDSPIRQTLLDAFLNEKQFVRQVSYQDVEFQVLSIPFLTEKRRYNGCMLIFQDVTRILEGEKMQKRFIADASHELRTPIASIKGMVEILNRPGFNDVETLQEFLKQIEKENNRLDHIVEDLLLQSRLKSNTVYLEKTVFNLKQFFDGLIYERRQELHQANIKVVLNCPSNITVYADQFRLSQVFLNLFNNAINYAENGRIKIQCDTDDEHVHINFSDNGKGMEPDLIPHIFERFYRGEKDRSRENGGSGLGLAISKSIVEAHGGTINVSSTIDKGTTFTIKLTQN; encoded by the coding sequence ATGTTGCGAAAAGAGAATAAAATACAATTACTCGTTCTTGTACTTCTTTCGGTGATTGCGCTTTGGAGTCGCACCGTTGTTTCAATACTGTTTTTAAGTTTGGGGATGGCACTTTTATTTATCCTTGATACATTAAATACAAAAAATAAAGTTGAAACAATTAAAGAAGATGTTGAAATGGTAAAAAAAGAAGCAACGGTGCAAGCCGATTATGCGTTTGATCGTACTGTGCAGTTGATTAATGCAATACCGTCACCTTTGGTCTATATTGATCAACGTGGAGATTTTGAGGTGAGTAATCAATATTTTGATCAACTCATTCATGTTGATGCAAAGAGTGTATACGATGTAAAAATTGATTCGCCAATACGACAAACATTATTGGATGCGTTCCTAAATGAAAAACAATTTGTTCGTCAAGTCAGCTACCAAGATGTCGAATTTCAAGTGTTATCGATACCGTTCTTAACTGAAAAGCGTCGATACAATGGCTGCATGCTTATTTTTCAAGATGTTACCCGTATATTAGAGGGCGAAAAAATGCAAAAACGCTTTATTGCTGATGCATCGCATGAGTTGCGTACACCCATAGCATCCATTAAAGGAATGGTTGAAATCTTAAATCGACCTGGATTCAATGATGTTGAAACGCTGCAAGAATTTTTAAAACAAATCGAAAAAGAAAATAACCGTCTTGATCACATTGTTGAGGATTTATTGCTTCAATCACGTCTAAAATCAAATACGGTCTATTTAGAGAAAACAGTCTTTAATCTCAAACAATTTTTTGATGGGTTAATCTATGAACGAAGACAAGAACTGCATCAAGCCAATATTAAAGTGGTTTTAAACTGTCCATCCAATATTACAGTTTACGCAGACCAGTTTCGCTTGTCACAAGTATTTCTTAATCTTTTCAATAACGCAATCAATTATGCGGAAAATGGCCGAATCAAAATTCAATGTGATACGGATGATGAGCATGTTCATATCAACTTCTCAGATAACGGAAAAGGCATGGAACCTGATTTAATTCCCCATATTTTCGAACGATTCTATCGAGGGGAAAAAGATCGCAGTCGTGAAAATGGAGGAAGTGGCCTGGGTCTTGCGATTTCTAAGTCGATTGTTGAGGCGCACGGGGGGACGATTAATGTCTCCAGTACCATTGATAAAGGAACAACCTTTACCATAAAGTTAACACAGAATTAA